A section of the Naumovozyma dairenensis CBS 421 chromosome 5, complete genome genome encodes:
- the DED1 gene encoding DEAD-box ATP-dependent RNA helicase DED1 (similar to Saccharomyces cerevisiae DED1 (YOR204W) and DBP1 (YPL119C); ancestral locus Anc_8.614) has translation MADNLSDQMQNMNIKDNVYVPPRSRGANRGRGGNRGGSFGGNFGNNDNRGSFFGGFNNRRGGSRGGRGGFGNRGGFGRGSWVDGKHVPGARNPKVELELFGTADDSSFQSSGINFDNYDDIPVEASGENVPEAITEFTSPPLDELLLENIQLARFTKPTPVQKYSIPIVAAGRDLMACAQTGSGKTGGFLFPVLSESFKTGPTATHDQGSYYQKKAFPTAVVMAPTRELATQIFDEAKKFCYRSWVQPCVAYGGAPIGNQMREMDRGCDLLVATPGRLSDLIDRGKISLSNVKYLVLDEADRMLDMGFEPQIRAIVEGADMTPVGERQTLMFSATFPADIQHLARDFLADYIFLSVGRVGSTSENITQRVLYVENQDKKSALLDLLSASEDGLTLIFVETKRMADQLTDFLIMQNFRATAIHGDRTQAERERALAAFKSGAATLLVATAVAARGLDIPNVTHVINYDLPGDIDDYVHRIGRTGRAGNTGIATAFFNRDNTNIVKGLYEILTEANQEVPGFLNDAMADAAFSRGGRGGRSGFSSRNNSNRDYRKQGNGNGSWGSSRQSSNRSFGGNARSSGGWGNDSASRGQSSNGGWGAPSSGASSWW, from the coding sequence ATGGCTGATAACTTATCTGATCAAATGCAAAACATGAACATCAAGGACAACGTCTACGTCCCACCTCGTTCAAGAGGTGCTAACAGAGGCAGAGGTGGCAACAGAGGTGGTAGCTTCGGCGGTAACTTCGGTAACAATGACAACCGTGGCAGTTTCTTCGGTGGTTTCAACAACAGAAGAGGCGGTAGCCGTGGTGGCCGTGGCGGTTTCGGTAACCGTGGTGGTTTCGGTCGTGGTTCCTGGGTTGATGGTAAACATGTTCCAGGTGCTAGAAACCCAAAAgttgaattggaattatTCGGTACTGCTGATGATTCCTCTTTCCAATCTTCTGGTATTAACTTTGATAACTATGATGATATCCCAGTTGAAGCTTCCGGTGAAAATGTCCCAGAAGCTATTACTGAATTCACTTCTCCACCATTAGATGAACTATTATTGGAAAACATTCAATTAGCTCGTTTCACTAAACCAACTCCGGTTCAAAAATACTCTATTCCAATCGTTGCCGCTGGTAGAGATTTAATGGCTTGTGCCCAAACGGGTTCCGGTAAGACTGGTGGTTTCTTATTCCCAGTTCTTTCTGAATCTTTCAAGACTGGTCCAACCGCTACTCACGATCAAGGTAGCTACTACCAAAAGAAGGCCTTCCCAACTGCTGTTGTTATGGCTCCAACCAGAGAATTGGCTACTCAAATTTTTGACGAAGCTAAGAAGTTCTGTTACAGATCTTGGGTTCAACCATGTGTTGCTTACGGTGGTGCTCCAATCGGTAACCAAATGAGAGAAATGGATCGTGGTTGTGATTTATTAGTTGCCACTCCAGGTCGTTTGAGTGATTTGATCGATCGTGGTAAGATCTCCTTATCTAATGTTAAATACTTGGTGTTAGATGAAGCTGATAGAATGTTGGATATGGGTTTCGAACCTCAAATCAGAGCTATCGTTGAAGGTGCTGATATGACTCCAGTCGGTGAAAGACAAACCTTAATGTTCTCAGCTACTTTCCCAGCTGATATTCAACATTTGGCACGTGATTTCTTAGCTGACTATATCTTCCTTTCCGTTGGTAGAGTTGGTTCTACTTCTGAAAATATTACTCAAAGAGTTCTTTACGTGGAAAATCAAGACAAGAAATCAGCTTTattagatttattatctgCTTCTGAAGACGGTTTAACTTTGATTTTCGTTGAAACAAAGAGAATGGCCGATCAATTGACAGATTTCTTAATCATGCAAAACTTCAGGGCTACAGCTATTCACGGTGATCGTACGCAAGCTGAACGTGAACGTGCTTTAGCAGCTTTCAAATCCGGTGCTGCCACTTTATTGGTCGCTACTGCCGTCGCTGCTAGAGGTTTAGATATTCCAAATGTCACTCACGTTATAAATTACGATTTACCAggtgatattgatgattatGTTCATAGAATTGGTAGAACTGGTCGTGCTGGTAACACTGGTATTGCCACCGCTTTCTTCAACAGAGACAACACAAACATTGTTAAAGGTTTGTATGAAATCTTGACTGAAGCTAACCAAGAAGTTCCAGGGTTTTTGAATGATGCTATGGCTGATGCTGCCTTTTCCAGAGGTGGTAGAGGTGGTAGAAGTGGTTTCTCCAGCCGTAACAATAGTAACAGAGATTACCGTAAACAAGGTAACGGTAACGGTTCCTGGGGTAGTTCCAGACAAAGTTCTAACAGATCTTTCGGTGGTAATGCCAGATCTAGTGGCGGTTGGGGTAACGATAGTGCTTCAAGAGGCCAATCTTCTAACGGCGGCTGGGGTGCTCCTTCTAGCGGCGCTTCTTCATGGTGGTAG